GAGGGATGGAGCAGCCTCAGAGGATACAAGGTTTCCCTTTGATATCAAGCTGGGAAAGACGTATCACATGGTTTATGTGATAGATGAAACCGGGGGTAAAATGTATATTGACGGTGTATTGGCATCGCAAAACGGAAATAAGTCGTATATCTGGAATCATTTAATAGATGGTAGCGAACTATTTAGCGGTTCGACTGACAAAACGGAAGGATGGACGGGTAACATCTATTCTTTC
This region of Barnesiella propionica genomic DNA includes:
- a CDS encoding LamG domain-containing protein; amino-acid sequence: MNMISKFSRYGINNTFRFDNRVFLGKGEQMKSFSVEFIFRVDSFNSYVPIIWSTATNNNTYLAYHVPGKYFYNPTRDGAASEDTRFPFDIKLGKTYHMVYVIDETGGKMYIDGVLASQNGNKSYIWNHLIDGSELFSGSTDKTEGWTGNIYSF